A genomic stretch from Vibrio algarum includes:
- a CDS encoding response regulator: protein MEKLNLICVDDQREVLSAVLQDLEPLSTWLNIEDCESADEALELMDDFDAEGEFVALIISDHVMPGKTGVELLTEVSQDGRFATTKKILLTGQATHQDTITAINLARIESYFEKPWNAEVLRERARTLVTEFIFDKGLDYTDYQGNLDQNVVLARLR from the coding sequence ATGGAGAAGTTAAACCTGATTTGTGTAGATGACCAACGCGAAGTATTAAGCGCGGTACTACAAGATTTAGAACCACTTAGTACATGGTTGAACATAGAAGATTGCGAATCAGCAGATGAAGCACTTGAGTTGATGGATGATTTTGACGCAGAAGGTGAGTTTGTCGCTTTGATCATTTCTGACCACGTTATGCCAGGTAAAACAGGTGTGGAGTTATTGACGGAAGTTTCTCAGGATGGTCGTTTTGCTACAACCAAGAAAATACTGTTGACCGGTCAAGCGACACATCAAGATACGATCACAGCCATTAACCTTGCTCGTATAGAAAGTTATTTTGAAAAACCTTGGAACGCAGAAGTGTTGCGTGAACGTGCAAGAACGCTAGTGACGGAATTTATATTTGATAAAGGGTTAGATTACACTGATTATCAAGGAAATCTGGATCAAAACGTTGTATTAGCACGTCTACGCTAG
- a CDS encoding CBS domain-containing protein — protein sequence METLKVKDYMDHQAVKFSPEMSLSAALDKVMKSKHLGGPVVDADGKVIGFISEQDLLTNLMKVAYTSQETHIVSDCMYKEVLSVSPDLGIFELAAMMKVGKPKVYPVVDNGKLLGIITRRDVLTAIGKALEASFKNQL from the coding sequence ATGGAAACTCTAAAAGTAAAAGACTACATGGATCACCAGGCGGTTAAATTTAGCCCTGAAATGTCTCTTTCTGCCGCTCTAGATAAAGTAATGAAATCAAAACACCTCGGGGGCCCCGTAGTTGATGCTGATGGCAAAGTTATTGGTTTTATCTCTGAACAAGATCTGCTTACCAATTTAATGAAGGTGGCATACACTAGCCAAGAAACACATATTGTCAGTGATTGTATGTACAAAGAAGTACTTTCTGTGTCGCCTGATCTCGGTATATTTGAGCTTGCAGCAATGATGAAAGTTGGTAAGCCAAAGGTTTACCCAGTAGTGGACAATGGTAAACTGCTTGGCATTATCACTAGACGCGATGTGTTAACGGCGATCGGTAAAGCGCTAGAGGCCAGTTTTAAAAATCAGCTTTAA
- a CDS encoding DUF1887 family protein, with the protein MAIHVGIIDQDPIRLITPLFDNRAICEHIIFIGDKSQESMFQRLKYVLDKRNIEAEFFEITSVVDTPLIRHAIHQLESNLRQRGKELKLNASCGLRHRLLTVYEMFRRNAWEIFVVEPNSDKVCWVYPEENKDAQLEDHITISDYLTIFGARAEFNEHDLPDQLDQQLYELGQRWAGNALELGPGLATLNYLATTCRKEQKLEVSLTEKQQGYREVNMLLSDLVDTKLATYKNGVLTFASEDARRFSNGEWLETLVHSTVKQIQDELPTIQDHSLNVQVYRQLGEREVRNELDVATVVNNKLHIIECKTKGMRDDGDDTLYKLESLRDLLGGLQARAMLVSFRPLRHNDITRAEDLGLALIGPDELKDLKNHLTNWFADAGGHEEL; encoded by the coding sequence ATGGCTATTCATGTTGGTATTATTGACCAAGATCCCATCCGCTTAATCACACCTCTTTTTGATAACAGAGCAATTTGTGAACATATTATTTTTATTGGCGACAAAAGCCAGGAAAGCATGTTCCAACGACTCAAATACGTTTTAGATAAACGGAATATCGAAGCTGAATTCTTTGAAATCACTTCCGTTGTGGATACTCCGCTGATACGACATGCCATTCATCAATTGGAAAGCAATCTTCGCCAACGTGGCAAAGAATTAAAACTAAACGCTAGTTGTGGATTACGCCACCGCCTTCTCACTGTTTATGAGATGTTCCGCCGCAATGCTTGGGAAATATTCGTAGTTGAGCCAAATAGCGATAAAGTTTGTTGGGTTTACCCAGAAGAAAACAAAGATGCACAGCTAGAAGATCATATTACCATTTCAGATTACTTGACTATTTTTGGTGCTCGCGCTGAATTTAATGAGCACGACCTGCCAGATCAACTCGATCAGCAGTTATACGAACTTGGTCAAAGATGGGCAGGTAATGCTTTAGAACTTGGTCCAGGACTAGCAACACTCAACTACTTAGCAACAACCTGTCGCAAAGAACAGAAACTAGAAGTGAGCTTAACCGAAAAGCAACAAGGTTATCGTGAAGTGAATATGCTTTTGTCCGATCTCGTCGATACCAAACTTGCGACCTATAAGAACGGTGTTCTTACTTTTGCAAGCGAAGACGCACGACGATTTTCTAACGGTGAATGGTTAGAAACTCTAGTTCACAGTACTGTTAAACAGATTCAAGATGAGCTCCCAACTATTCAAGACCATTCTCTTAATGTTCAAGTCTATCGACAATTAGGCGAACGTGAAGTTAGAAATGAGCTTGATGTGGCCACTGTTGTAAACAATAAACTGCATATAATCGAATGCAAAACCAAAGGTATGCGAGACGACGGTGATGATACTCTTTACAAGTTAGAATCGCTAAGAGACCTACTCGGTGGCTTACAGGCCCGTGCGATGTTGGTTAGCTTCCGCCCACTTCGACATAATGACATAACTCGCGCAGAAGATTTAGGATTAGCTCTCATTGGCCCCGATGAACTTAAGGACCTTAAAAATCACTTAACAAATTGGTTTGCTGATGCCGGTGGCCATGAAGAATTGTAA
- a CDS encoding ATP-binding protein, with product MEHEKLTRLVRCYFSQPERKLTVAAGEPIILQGAHNERLYYVWKGEIEGFIVDEESERETKIFNGTEGAFLGVHSFFSETLVASSTVMAKTDVELGWIDDQTSPVEPEYYGPLAAQFTPVIVSELSRRQMRAIRESIAKEEALQKLYTAEQMTTLGQLAAGIAHELNNAVGVLSSKTERMQLVISQLMEELHPEASVFLEQGLSQGQVGSSSEVRKRARDLEKDLGLSRDLAKSLARAVPKGAISPYWLENPIEAIRYWEVGRDLHDMRLAARHSVGIVKSVKQLGRTDIDTDEWLDVNESINKAIALIQSDLRRVSVHLSPANLPTFRGSSTELVQIWANIMKNACDAMEDTAEPSIDIATRYTNKRILITISNNGPEIDELTRRQIFQPNFTTKKGGLSFGLGLGLSIVKRIVSGYGGTIAVKSSPEKTIFRIKLPVEE from the coding sequence ATGGAACATGAAAAACTCACCCGTCTTGTAAGATGTTACTTTAGCCAACCAGAACGAAAGCTAACGGTAGCAGCGGGTGAACCCATCATATTGCAAGGTGCGCACAATGAACGGTTGTACTACGTGTGGAAGGGTGAAATAGAAGGTTTCATCGTAGACGAAGAGAGTGAGCGAGAAACTAAGATATTTAACGGAACAGAAGGTGCTTTTTTGGGTGTCCATAGTTTCTTTTCTGAGACACTTGTTGCTTCATCAACGGTGATGGCAAAAACTGATGTAGAACTGGGTTGGATAGATGATCAGACAAGCCCAGTAGAACCCGAGTATTACGGTCCATTAGCGGCACAATTTACACCGGTTATTGTGAGTGAGTTGTCCCGCCGACAGATGAGAGCAATCCGTGAATCTATCGCCAAAGAAGAGGCGCTACAGAAACTCTATACCGCTGAACAGATGACCACTTTAGGTCAGCTTGCCGCGGGTATCGCACATGAGCTAAATAACGCTGTTGGTGTTTTGAGTAGTAAAACAGAACGCATGCAGTTGGTGATTTCTCAACTAATGGAAGAACTTCATCCAGAAGCGAGTGTATTTTTGGAGCAGGGCTTATCGCAAGGGCAAGTTGGTAGCTCTTCGGAAGTTCGAAAGCGAGCTAGAGATCTAGAAAAAGACTTAGGCTTATCTCGTGATTTAGCCAAATCGTTAGCTAGAGCCGTTCCAAAAGGTGCGATATCGCCGTATTGGTTAGAAAATCCAATAGAAGCTATTCGCTATTGGGAAGTAGGGCGAGATTTGCATGATATGAGATTAGCAGCAAGGCATTCCGTGGGCATAGTTAAGTCGGTAAAACAGCTTGGTAGAACTGATATTGATACCGATGAATGGCTTGATGTTAATGAATCCATCAATAAAGCTATTGCGTTGATACAGAGTGATTTGCGTAGAGTATCCGTTCACCTTAGTCCGGCTAATCTTCCAACATTTAGAGGGTCGTCAACTGAGCTCGTTCAGATATGGGCGAACATCATGAAAAACGCTTGTGATGCGATGGAGGATACAGCTGAACCATCTATTGATATCGCCACGAGGTATACAAACAAACGAATTCTTATCACGATTTCCAATAATGGTCCTGAAATTGATGAGTTAACACGACGTCAGATTTTTCAGCCAAATTTCACCACCAAAAAAGGTGGCCTCTCATTTGGCTTAGGGCTTGGGCTTTCAATCGTGAAAAGAATAGTAAGTGGTTATGGCGGGACAATAGCTGTTAAAAGCAGCCCCGAAAAAACCATTTTTAGAATTAAATTGCCAGTCGAGGAATAA
- a CDS encoding SLC13 family permease, translating into MRQYLKYLIPLVIPLFILILPLSAFPFDGITIIQQRVIAIFLLAALCWVFEPIPIYATSVVIIVLELLLLSNKGIIFFRLGEGTPEFGALLSYKDIMATFASPIIMLFLGGFFLAMAATKYRLDVNLARVLLKPFGSDPKFVMLGLMLITGIFSMFMSNTATTAMMLSILTPVIAVFSRNDPGRIAFALCIPVAANIGGIGTPIGTPPNAIALKYLVGDNLITFGEWMAFGVPFVVIMMALAWFLINKLYGADTKSIDLNIKGKFLKTPKAITVYITFGLTILLWLMGSAHGMNSYTVALIPVAIFSITGIINKEDLKKISWDVLWLVSGGIALGLALDKTGLAKLMVNSIPFDAYSPYIVLFGAAFLCLVMANFMSHTATANLLMPIMAALGASMTSLAPLGGQMTLILVVTFAASLGMSLPISTPPNALAHATGNVESSQMAKVGVIMGVVGVLGSFVLVWILNIVGFIG; encoded by the coding sequence ATGCGACAGTATTTGAAGTATCTTATCCCTTTGGTCATCCCGCTATTTATTTTAATTCTACCATTGTCAGCTTTTCCTTTTGACGGTATCACCATAATACAACAGCGGGTTATCGCTATATTTTTACTTGCTGCTTTATGCTGGGTTTTTGAGCCTATCCCAATCTATGCAACTTCTGTTGTTATTATCGTTCTGGAATTGCTTTTGCTCTCGAACAAAGGCATCATTTTTTTCCGACTTGGGGAAGGAACACCAGAATTCGGCGCATTGCTCAGCTATAAAGATATTATGGCTACCTTTGCTAGCCCGATTATCATGCTTTTCTTAGGTGGTTTTTTTCTTGCGATGGCAGCCACTAAATACCGTTTAGATGTGAACTTAGCGCGTGTTTTGTTGAAGCCGTTTGGCTCTGATCCTAAATTTGTCATGCTCGGTTTGATGCTGATTACGGGTATCTTCTCAATGTTTATGTCTAATACAGCAACGACAGCGATGATGCTCTCTATTTTGACACCAGTTATTGCCGTATTTAGCCGCAATGACCCTGGACGTATTGCATTCGCACTGTGTATACCTGTTGCAGCAAACATCGGTGGCATCGGTACGCCAATCGGTACCCCGCCTAACGCTATTGCACTTAAGTATTTGGTTGGTGACAACCTAATAACCTTTGGGGAGTGGATGGCATTTGGTGTTCCTTTTGTGGTTATTATGATGGCGTTAGCTTGGTTTCTAATCAATAAGCTTTACGGGGCAGATACCAAATCAATCGACTTAAATATTAAAGGTAAATTTCTTAAGACGCCAAAAGCAATCACAGTTTATATTACCTTCGGTCTTACCATATTGCTTTGGTTGATGGGCTCTGCTCACGGTATGAACTCTTACACTGTTGCGTTGATTCCTGTTGCCATTTTCTCTATCACCGGCATTATCAACAAAGAAGACCTCAAGAAAATTTCTTGGGATGTTCTATGGCTTGTGTCTGGTGGTATTGCTTTAGGCCTTGCTCTAGATAAGACTGGTCTTGCCAAGTTGATGGTAAACAGCATTCCATTTGATGCTTATTCGCCTTATATCGTTCTATTTGGTGCAGCGTTCCTATGCCTAGTCATGGCGAACTTCATGTCACATACGGCTACCGCTAACTTATTGATGCCAATTATGGCGGCTCTTGGTGCTTCAATGACCTCTTTAGCACCGTTAGGTGGACAGATGACATTGATTCTAGTGGTTACGTTTGCTGCTTCTTTAGGCATGTCTTTGCCTATTAGTACGCCACCGAATGCATTGGCTCATGCGACGGGTAACGTCGAAAGTAGCCAAATGGCAAAAGTGGGTGTGATAATGGGAGTTGTTGGTGTTCTGGGTAGCTTTGTTCTGGTCTGGATACTTAATATTGTTGGTTTTATCGGATAA
- a CDS encoding zinc/cadmium/mercury/lead-transporting ATPase: MCTKHKGCQSKASIQNSRNTSCSSPKFTQIKEMGVETDGCCSHDSSACCTESEPIEESDPPGLKSLFTQSWKVEGMDCPSCARKIETAVNNISGVSHAKVLFATEKLVVKYDDVSLTKTIESVALENGFPLNVNTNHAITRDDFSYFGLLKQNVRVISLAIAMFISLTVQPFFPQFSAGSFVAICLLGLIPIGRKAIALAKSGTPFSIETLMSVAAIGALYLGETVEAAMVLLLFLLGEKLEAYASSRARSGVQSLMALVPEEAVKIVGCERIQVSVSDLIPGDIIEVSPGSRLPADGVIQSSANFDESALTGESLPVEHLAGDQVLAGSVVVDKVVRLDITSKQGENAIDRILHLIEEAESHKAPLERFLDKFSRWYTPAMMILAFLVIVAPPLLFQQPWETWIYRGLALLLIACPCALVISTPAAITSGLAVAAKRGALIKGGAALEQLGRVETVAFDKTGTLTQGKPKVTDVMPLVNYRLEQVLAIAASIEVGSSHPLAKSLVRYVTNRDITLLEATDRTTVAGIGVSGNIDGVNYRITSPSKVKIVLPSEIEQNLDRLENQGKTTVLVLQEEKIIGIVAWQDTLRSDAKEAVDKLHKLGISTLMLTGDNVRSAKGIAEQIGVEYKASLLPEDKVGFIHQLAITQHVAMVGDGINDAPAMKAASIGVAMGSGTDVALEAADAALTHNRLTDVADIIVLSKATLANIKQNIALALGLKAVFLVTSLLGITGLWLAVLADSGATLLVTANALRLLRLK; the protein is encoded by the coding sequence ATGTGTACCAAACACAAAGGTTGCCAATCAAAAGCATCAATACAAAATTCTCGCAACACTAGTTGCTCTTCACCAAAGTTTACTCAGATAAAAGAGATGGGCGTAGAAACCGATGGTTGTTGTAGCCATGACTCTAGCGCTTGTTGCACTGAGTCGGAACCCATAGAAGAAAGCGATCCTCCAGGCTTAAAATCTCTCTTTACTCAAAGTTGGAAAGTTGAAGGGATGGATTGCCCATCCTGCGCTAGAAAGATAGAAACTGCTGTAAATAATATTAGCGGTGTTAGCCATGCTAAGGTGCTATTCGCAACTGAGAAACTGGTGGTTAAATATGATGATGTTTCACTCACTAAGACTATCGAATCCGTTGCATTAGAGAATGGCTTTCCTCTCAATGTAAATACCAATCACGCTATAACGCGCGACGATTTCAGTTATTTTGGGTTACTAAAGCAGAATGTCCGGGTGATATCGCTTGCGATTGCCATGTTTATCTCGTTGACTGTCCAGCCATTTTTTCCTCAGTTTAGTGCAGGTTCATTTGTTGCTATCTGCCTATTGGGGTTAATACCAATTGGTAGAAAAGCAATAGCGCTCGCAAAATCAGGCACACCATTTTCCATTGAAACTTTAATGAGTGTCGCGGCAATTGGAGCATTATATTTGGGTGAAACCGTTGAAGCTGCAATGGTTCTTCTTTTGTTCTTACTTGGTGAAAAACTGGAAGCATATGCTTCATCACGGGCTAGAAGCGGTGTCCAGTCATTGATGGCGCTAGTACCGGAAGAAGCCGTTAAAATTGTTGGATGTGAGCGAATTCAAGTATCCGTCAGTGATTTGATTCCCGGAGATATTATTGAAGTATCTCCAGGTTCCCGATTACCCGCAGATGGCGTTATTCAATCTTCTGCTAATTTTGATGAGAGCGCGTTAACCGGCGAGTCGCTTCCGGTAGAGCATCTCGCTGGGGATCAAGTTTTGGCCGGTTCTGTTGTTGTAGATAAGGTGGTTCGATTAGATATTACTTCTAAGCAAGGTGAGAATGCCATCGATCGAATCCTACATCTGATTGAAGAAGCCGAGTCACACAAGGCACCTCTAGAACGTTTCTTGGATAAATTTAGCCGATGGTATACACCGGCGATGATGATCTTGGCCTTTTTAGTTATTGTCGCTCCGCCTCTTTTGTTTCAGCAACCATGGGAAACATGGATTTATCGAGGCTTAGCACTATTGCTAATCGCTTGCCCGTGTGCACTTGTTATTTCAACACCAGCTGCCATTACCTCTGGTCTGGCAGTAGCTGCTAAACGAGGGGCCCTAATTAAAGGTGGAGCGGCTCTTGAGCAATTGGGGCGTGTCGAAACCGTTGCGTTTGATAAAACCGGAACGCTTACACAAGGTAAACCAAAAGTAACTGATGTAATGCCGTTAGTGAATTATCGCTTAGAGCAAGTGCTAGCAATTGCAGCTTCAATCGAGGTTGGCTCCTCACATCCCCTGGCAAAGTCCCTTGTTAGGTACGTCACGAATAGGGATATCACCTTATTAGAAGCGACAGATAGAACAACTGTTGCGGGTATAGGAGTGTCTGGAAATATAGATGGAGTTAATTACCGTATTACGTCACCAAGCAAGGTGAAAATAGTGCTTCCTTCGGAAATCGAGCAGAATTTAGATCGTTTAGAAAACCAAGGAAAAACAACGGTACTTGTTCTTCAGGAAGAAAAAATCATCGGTATTGTTGCGTGGCAAGATACATTGAGATCGGATGCAAAAGAAGCAGTAGATAAGTTACACAAACTAGGAATTAGTACACTGATGCTCACGGGAGATAATGTACGAAGTGCAAAAGGTATCGCTGAGCAAATTGGTGTTGAGTATAAAGCGAGCCTCCTTCCCGAAGATAAAGTCGGATTTATACATCAGCTTGCGATAACTCAGCATGTAGCAATGGTTGGGGATGGAATAAACGATGCTCCAGCGATGAAAGCCGCGTCAATAGGGGTCGCGATGGGCAGTGGCACCGACGTAGCCTTAGAAGCAGCAGACGCCGCATTAACACATAATAGATTGACCGATGTTGCTGATATTATTGTTCTTTCAAAAGCTACGTTAGCCAATATTAAACAAAACATTGCATTAGCATTGGGGCTAAAAGCGGTATTTCTAGTAACGAGTCTATTAGGTATTACCGGCTTGTGGCTAGCAGTATTGGCGGATAGTGGTGCAACGTTGTTGGTGACAGCAAATGCATTGAGGTTACTCCGTTTAAAATAA
- the udp gene encoding uridine phosphorylase, protein MSQPVFHLGITAADLKGATVAIIPGDPDRVPKIAAEMENAVQLASHREYNVYLAELDGTPVVVCSTGIGGPSTSIAVEELAQCGVRTFLRVGTTGAIQSDVNVGDMIVSTGSVRLDGASLHFAPLEFPAVANFEVATAMKEAVEESGAKVHMGVTASSDTFYPGQERYDTFSGRVVKRFQGSMQEWQDMGVLNFEMESATLFTMCASSGLKAGCVAGVIINRTQKEIPDHATLKETETRSIQVVIAAARKML, encoded by the coding sequence ATGTCTCAACCTGTTTTTCACCTCGGTATTACTGCTGCAGATCTTAAAGGCGCAACTGTTGCTATTATTCCTGGCGATCCGGACCGCGTGCCAAAAATTGCCGCTGAAATGGAAAATGCAGTACAACTTGCAAGCCATCGTGAATACAATGTTTACCTAGCAGAGCTCGATGGCACACCTGTTGTTGTTTGCTCTACTGGTATTGGTGGTCCTTCTACTTCTATCGCTGTAGAAGAGTTAGCGCAGTGTGGTGTACGAACATTTTTACGTGTAGGTACAACAGGTGCTATCCAGTCTGATGTTAATGTTGGTGATATGATTGTTTCAACTGGTTCTGTTCGTCTTGATGGCGCTAGTTTGCATTTTGCACCATTAGAGTTTCCAGCGGTTGCTAATTTTGAAGTGGCAACGGCAATGAAAGAAGCGGTCGAAGAATCTGGAGCCAAAGTGCATATGGGTGTTACCGCTTCTAGTGATACGTTCTATCCTGGACAAGAGCGTTACGATACGTTCTCGGGTCGTGTTGTTAAGCGTTTCCAAGGGTCTATGCAAGAGTGGCAAGACATGGGTGTTCTTAACTTTGAAATGGAATCTGCGACACTATTTACCATGTGTGCAAGTTCTGGTCTTAAAGCAGGTTGTGTTGCTGGCGTTATTATTAACCGTACACAAAAAGAGATTCCAGACCACGCGACACTAAAAGAAACGGAAACTCGCTCTATCCAAGTTGTTATTGCCGCAGCACGTAAAATGCTGTAA